The DNA window AAATGAGTGTGACGTGTTGCAAAAATAACGCAAGCCTGGACGACGTTTATTTAGTAAAGCCCTCAAAATTTGAGACAGCCCCTAATAAATCTGATGTTGCTAGCCATTTCTGGGTAAAAACGCTCCTTCAGGAGGAATCCCGGAGGTTTctccctgttaaaagggagtttttcctccccactgtcgccaagtgcttactCATGGGGGGTTGTCCGATTCTTGGAGTTTCTCTccgttattgtagggtctttaccttccAACTGTTGGTGTGATTTGGCTCTAAAATTGACTTGACTTGAATTGAAATTGACAAACACTGGGGCACTCAGAGTTAAATGAGCAGTGTGGCTTTTTTTACCGGGCGTACAttaaagtttaacatccatgcatgcaaacaaacacagaaagctAAATACCAGCAATGTTTTCAGGGTTAAGTCAACATGATGTTCTACCTGGTGGGTGGCTACAGAGGTATGGTTAGGCTAATATAAGCACAGATAGATGTAGGACAAGGGTTAAATTGGTAATTTCCCAGTTCATAGCCTAGAGCACGTCTGAGATTATCCATTTGCAACTGGAGGGTCATCATTAATGAGTTGCTGCATGGTTTCAGATTAATCAATTTGAAAAAGTCTTGAGCAGAACAGAGAGGCCAACATTTactaaaaacacatgaaaaaaccGGTACATGTATCAGCAAATAACATGCGGACAGCGGGATGTTGCTACAGTGCTTCTTCTGGCCTAATGCCTGATTGGTTGGTCACAGTCACATGGTGAGAATTTGCTCCTCAGAAAGCTTTGCTTTAGGCCAAGTGGGCAGTGCTACAcaactgtaatcacattacagttaCTAATCAAACAGTTATGGTAAGTTCCCCAGTTATCTGCATGAGAGGCAGATAGAAAAAAAGCCGTCGAGCATGCCGTTTTCCCTAGACGAACTCCCGAACCAAGCAGCCAGAGCTTTGTTTTCAAAAGTATGGCACGCAGCATCGTAGCCGCCCTTTTCTGTTTGTACCTCCTTCATTCGTAGAATCACTAAAGTGCTCTTTGGGCTGGTTTTCGGCTTTGTGTTCAGGATCAGGATGTAAGCTAGTTTAGCCTAGTTAGCTGATGGCACATTTCCAAATAAGACATAAAAGAAGACATAAAAGCAGCAACTGGGAATAAATAACTTCAGAGACCAGTCTACGATTAaggttgggttttgttttgggtaAAGAAATTGGATGTTGTTACCTTTCAGTTAAAGTCTCTTTGAGAGGACTTTCTATTTTCCAGAAAGgcaaatatttcacaaaaagaGGTGAAGGCTCACTGAACACTATCCCTAGATGGGTCACCTGGGTGACCTGGTAGATGTTACAAGATAAAAATGGAAAGTAATGTGTAAAACcaaactcttttgtttttttttaagtagtgcCCATCGGACAGTCTGCCAACGTGTTTCTGGGAGCAGCGGACAgttttttcagggtttttattcaagatctggGCTAGGATTCCCAATCTATAAAGGCTTTTTAAAGAAGCTAATAATAACCTGATAGTAGGATGATTTTGAGACTGAGTTTGTGCACACAGACTGTTCACCTGTTTGCAGCCAAATCCAGTTTTAATAGAACTCAGAATACAGGCGGAAACCAGAAAACTTCCAGAAGCAAAAATCCCTCGCCTACAGATTCACACGCAGACGAGCAAAAGCTCTGAAGCGTCTGCAGGTTCAGAGCTGAATGAGCCAAAGTACTCTAAAAATCTCAGGTTTTTATTGCACCTTTTTCTCAGAGTActaaataataacatttaaagaaagaaaaaaacatccttATTCCAAGAATTAAATCAATTTGTGCGAGCTGCCAAATCAGGATGTTTTGAATCATAAATGAACCAAATCCTTAAGATCAgtcatttttgctgttttcataaGATAAGAAGCTTGTGTAAGCACTAAAACAGAAGCTCAAGAGTTCTTTGTGAACTTGAGCTTCATTTCGTTTCagtttttgtcacattttgttCACATTGAGCTTAAATAAACAAACCTTTTGTCATTGAAAGACTGGAAACAGTCACGTTTTCATGTGAAATTTTACTCTTGCTTTGacacagtgatttttttttttgccgcgTCATTACTTTCTGTTAAAGCCACCGTAGTTGTAAGGAAAGGCTAACGTAAACCCTTGAGGTGACATAAATGGAAAGCGAGCGCACTGAGAAGTTGTGCTCAGGAAACGACAAGCCTTTCTCGAGTTTCACATCACACGTTATatccacattttttaaaagttttatagtGAATGTGATGCAGACCTGTGAACTTTAATTACCTGTTATTACCGCCCGTAATCGTTCCTCCTTTTCCAACCGTCACTCCAGGAaagtctatttttattttttggttaaATGGAGAGATTTCTACAACCAGAAAGCACGTTGACCTGTTTGCAGCTGGaagaagcaagaaaaaaaaggaggcaTCTTTCCTCTAGTCTAGACATGTTTACAGGTTTGCTGAGGGACACTGTTATTATTCAGTTGGTCATTTGTGTAGATGCTTCAAAAGTTGTTATTCTAAACAGAATTTGTGAGTTTAAGATAAGGAGTGGAAGTTTAAAAAGTTGGCTGATTCcgttttaaaaaaagttataatttttttttttccatttatagGGTTGTTTGCCTAAAACTCGTTTTTATAGAAGGAAACTGAGTTAGAGGAGCTCTTCTGGAGGTCACCTTGAGTGCCAGTGATCTCTGATATCTGTGTAGACTGAATAAATCCACGTATTTTAAAGAGGATGGCTTCAGTTTTTTGTCTTAGGCAGCTTTTGTCTTTCTCCCTGCTCACTCGACGCCTGCCTGCCTGGCTCCCTGGGCTGAGGCTCTCAGAGCCTATTCTGGGCGAGGCGAGCCCACCACCTACACATCCTGCAGGGGTGGAGAGAGGCATGTGGTCCTCCCAGTAACCCAGGCTCGCTGACTGCCACTCCTCTGTTAGCTGTAGGCCTCCGCAGAGCCTCACATGCACACAGGGAGAGTCGAAAAACAAGCCAGTTTCTGAGCTTCTCTCCTGCTTTCTCTGAGTTTGAGATGGCAAGTGACGAGATTCGAtcatttctttaaaattaaaGGCCGAGCGAGCGTTGTCGTCAAAGGACCCGCAGAAGACATTTATTCACAGGGATTCACACAGATGTTTGTAGACCCACATTTAGAGCTAAAACAGCAATTTAAAAATAccattttttgtacattttattaCTGTAATAACAAGTTTGAGAACAGAGTTTGCAAAGTGCTTTGGCAGGCGAGCTCAGAGGGCAAATTAGAATAGAAGGgtgcaacaaaaaacaactaaagttaagaaaaagttgtttttttaaataaaaactacaaaacaaGAACTTAAAATGTCagtaataaataacaataaaagattaaaataacagtaaaataaaaaaaaccaaacagtaaACTGACAGTAAAATAACAACGTCACTTAAACAGCCCTGTAAAAATGTGTTATAACACTTACACAGTTGTGTGCACAATTCCTGTTTTCCCAGTTTTTAAAGCTATATCCGTGTGATTTATAGCTTTCAGACGGAGAAAACAAACCACTGTtgcgtgtatatatgtgtatacacaAGAAAGCAAAGGGCATGACAGGATTGTAATTGTTGCATTATTTATTGCAATAAATAATGCAATGCAATAAATACTTTGCTGCAACTACATATTTCTTGTACCTTCTCAGTGCAGATATTGCGTGCTGGATGGGCAGGTTGTAGCAACCTACCTGTGATGCGTCTGATTTATTAGTATGCTAGAAGATACTGTTAGACGATATCCAGGTATGATCACCAACATGTGCACCGCGTTTTCTCCACACTCATTTGATCAAGGTCAAATTTCCTCCACGCACTGGAGTTAAATCTTACATGTGTTCCAGTAAAAATTTCCATCTATCTACATGTATTGTATGAATGCTACATACAAGAGTTATCTGCTCATGCATGGGTCTGTAGATTCAAGTCTCCACTTTGGAGCAGGAGAAGGACTCACCTGAGGATCAGAGGCTGAAAACAGTAAACATTTCGGTGATGTCTCCCTGAATATTAATTGTAAACCACACAGGGATCGAATATAGAGAAGCCAGGATTGGGTTGACGCAGTGCTATCAACTAAAACCAATAATAATGCTCATTCAAGCAAAATATGGCACAGAAGCTCGAcgatatttggaaaaaaaaaaaagagctgccTACGCACCCGCATCTGCTGTTAATTATGATTTTACcttgttttttgattttgttttggatGTTTCGTAAGTAAGTTTCAGTTGTAGGTTTTAGTAGTTTTACTGGACTACTGTTGTTCATAATTATTATTTCACTTCATTTCTGCccttttctttggttttaacGTTTACTTCTTTATTTGAGACACTTGGATCGACGTAGGTTAGTTAAAGCAGGGCAAAGCGAAAGCTGTTTGTGGTTTCTGGCGGAAAAGTGGAGGCAGATTTCACCTATCCACGCACCTGTGGACTCCTGATAAACAGGAACCCTGCACATGCCAAGGATAACAAGTGCAGTCCAAATATAATTCCTGTACATTGTTCTTAGAAATGTGTCTCCATGTCGACTCACAGCAGCTAATTCAGATGAGCAATGGAGCCTCCAGTGAAGACAGTAAaaactgcatatttatttttacaacttttctttttttcatcttcaCATTCTTCAGCTGTGAAGATTCAAGTGAAAAACATGACTTCCGTTTTTTGTCTCCAAGGTCAAAAACCCTCATGCTCTCTTTTCAGTTTTAGTGTCTGCTCATTGAGAGAAACTCACATGTTACTGCTTTGTTGAGATTGACTGCTGATGATCTTAACAAAGCACTGAGTTAGTGTCATGTGAGCGCatcgttttttttcccctttctgttTTCTCCTTAAAGGGCAAATTGGTGTTTCTCACCATTTGGCACTCAGCAGGAGGATTTCAGTCAGAACGTGACTGATTTGACATTTCTACATCTGAAGCGTTTCAACGACTCGATCTTAAAGAACTACCACAATCTGTTATTGTTATCTTATGGaagattaagattaaggaaGATTGTTTCCTGGTATGGAAATCTAAAATTgccaaaagtaaaaataaatgggGGGATTGTATTTCAGTGGTTATTTACAGTTTTCAACAACAATCGGAGaatgcttttaaaaattaagcaaacaaataaagcagaaaaaacacaaattattGACTGTAAAATTGCAGGGTGTAGCTTTAGTTTATTATACCCACACATTTTGCAGAGTATAATCTAAATGGAGGCACTTTTATAACTAAATTTCaccagaaacaaaaaagaaagaaaatattaatttgtATTAATGCCTCtgtttatatattatttttcaatatctgcttttctattgttttttatttatttttatttatttatttttaattttgactgTGTCAGTCCTCCGTACGCCTGAACAAATtagtaataaataatacagTATAAAAATCATCACAAATAACATATTTAAttgctgatatttatttattattatttggatCAATGCctctattgttattatttttgcaatatttATGTGGCACcttcaattattttttttttggggggggggtaaatTTGGCACTTCTGGCCCTCCATACATTCAGCTTAACACTATATTAATAGGTTATAATAACTGTTCATCcaatcatgtttttttgtttttgtttttttcagatcaATATCtcatgtgtgtctgtttgttagcttagcttagcgcCTGAGTGACCTTTGGCCTTCTGTTTGTCCTCACTTAGGTATGGCAGCGGTGTTGCCGAGAACCCTGGGTGAGCTGCAGCTCTACAGGATCCTGCAGCGGGCAAACCTGCTCTACTACTACGAGGCCTTCATCCAGCAGGGCGGTGACGACGTGCAGCAGCTCTGCGAGGCCGGCGAGGAGGAGTTCTTGGAGATCATGGCCCTCGTCGGCATGGCCAGCAAGCCGCTGCACGTGCGCCGCCTGCAGAAGGCACTGCGAGACTGGGTCACCAACCCCGCCATCTTTAACCAGCCCCTCACCTCGCTGCCCGTGTGCAGCATCCCCGTGTACAAACTGCCCGAGGGCTCACCCACGCTGCTCAGCGCTCAGGACCGCGCCAGCACCGCCAGCGTCAAGATGCCCAAAGCCATCGCCGCCGCCTGCTCTGACCCGGGGAAGCTGGACGTGGCAAGGGACAAAGTGTCGGCCGGATCACCCCTGCAGGGCAGCAGCGAGGTGAGGTTCTGGTCGGGCCACAGCAATGATAGCGAGCACAGCCTGTCTCCGTCAGACCTCGGCTCCCCATCTTCACCCAGAGAGGCTTTAGAAGCTCTGGATGCAGCCGCCGTGCAGTCGGTCATGGAGTGTGTGGACAGAATGGCGCCCGGCCTCCCAAAGGCGGACCTGGCTGAGGTTAAAGAGCAGCTGAAGAACAACAAGAAGCTAGGAAAGATGATCGGACACATCTTTGAAATGAGCGATGATGATCCGCGAAGGGAGGAGGAGATCCGGAAGTACAGCGCCATCTATGGACGCTTTGACTCCAAGAGAAGGGACGGCAAGCACCTGACGCTTCACGAGGTGGGTGAACGCAGATTTTTCTGGTTAATGTTGTCCTGTGGGGGTCTTCCTGTGTAACCTGATTTATCTGTACGTGTGTGTCCAACAGCTGACGGTGAACGAAGCGGCGGCGCAGCTCTGCATGAGGGACATGGCTCTGTTGACACGCCGCGACGAGCTGTTCGGACTCGCCCGGCAGATTTCCAGGGAGGTCACCTACAAATACACCTACCGCACCAGCAAGTAAGAGCCCCTTTCCTTACTGAAGCCGACTTCAGATTTAAGTTGTTTGGTTTTAAAGCTAAAATGAGCCTACAGTTTTTGGACTACACATGTGACCATCTGTCTAAGCCCGTCATGAATCACGTGTCCACATTTCTTGGCGTTTGTgatgctttcatttttaaaaagctttccCCAGATAAATTGTCAGCTCTGTGAATTCTCGGCATAAAAACTGGATGTCAGCGGTTGGAAGAGAACTGACATGTGTGCATTATGACTTTTCTCTGCAGGTCTCGCTGTGGAGACCGAGACGAGCCGTCAcctaaaagaattaaaacagaGGTAAGGTCAGATTTTTGTCAATTTGCGTCTTGATTTCAACATTTGTCAAATATTTTTGGACTTTACTGAGATGTCTCTATTTCCTTTAAACTATCAAGAGACTGTCCTAACTCTGGACTGTTCCTCCAAGCTAAAAAAGCTTCTCAGACTCTCCATGGTGTTCATTAGTTTTCTTTGTTCGATTATAAAATTTACTGATATCCAAAAATCACTATCTGacatcattttaatatttaaaaggtGCTTCATACTGTAATGTAAACACCCTAAAATATTACAGAAGAACC is part of the Pelmatolapia mariae isolate MD_Pm_ZW linkage group LG23, Pm_UMD_F_2, whole genome shotgun sequence genome and encodes:
- the LOC134620889 gene encoding NGFI-A-binding protein 1-like, with product MAAVLPRTLGELQLYRILQRANLLYYYEAFIQQGGDDVQQLCEAGEEEFLEIMALVGMASKPLHVRRLQKALRDWVTNPAIFNQPLTSLPVCSIPVYKLPEGSPTLLSAQDRASTASVKMPKAIAAACSDPGKLDVARDKVSAGSPLQGSSEVRFWSGHSNDSEHSLSPSDLGSPSSPREALEALDAAAVQSVMECVDRMAPGLPKADLAEVKEQLKNNKKLGKMIGHIFEMSDDDPRREEEIRKYSAIYGRFDSKRRDGKHLTLHELTVNEAAAQLCMRDMALLTRRDELFGLARQISREVTYKYTYRTSKSRCGDRDEPSPKRIKTEENFFDIQEALQAIHMRQEMLREQLACAKSKGEETVGRNLQMQLERLLARQMEILQDAAVQERLQALDWRIPPAALKYLNNAQNTNGNAAVDASRDSQDERPINLRVVSQNMQEGDLPLGKQLANELKRHHNHINSNNSNTDETKTPATENGTSQRASTNAEKKTIKSEPEDST